The Longimicrobiaceae bacterium genome has a segment encoding these proteins:
- a CDS encoding DNA translocase FtsK 4TM domain-containing protein encodes MSLSLDDRQRRELWGLALLALALLLALSLIPVALLGAAALRVFATGNVVGVIGAWLNGAAWGFLGVGGFAVPVLLALWGLVAFGKLDAAPVVRWTLLLSGLAILVPAAVGVSSSDDGISLSAGWLGTAIGGLLTGLLSPVGAGLVLFFLFAGLCVVTLRWNPLRTMVRGTRAAGRGAQGIVTAMPAIADKLPRPSMPTFTKRTADDSGDEEPDRDYEGGYDGEYGGRAAAFRDEDEDDPFEGDRFEASFPPAAAGRRSAVPASPNGDEATLPFPAPRANGSASPASPPDAVVEAASSAAAAKPAKKAARAASDENADPLPVDTGDPLSGDKPGTMLLDPPPTRDEMRNRAELDKLGQVLIDKLATFKIEGTIVGMTTGPVVTQFEVSPAPGIKVARIASLDADLALAMRAPSIRIVAPIPGKGAVGVEVPNPEPEMVFFREVIESPQFRGSKASLPLALGKDIAGKPHVADLAKMPHLLIAGATGSGKSVCVNTIITSLIYRHSPQTLRFLMVDPKMVELSMYNDLPHLRHPVVTDNSDAAAVLKWAVIEMERRYQLLSANGVRNLSDFNARVDSGQLMRSPDPDGE; translated from the coding sequence ATGTCGCTTTCCCTCGACGACCGGCAGCGGCGCGAGCTGTGGGGCCTCGCGCTCCTCGCTCTCGCCCTGCTCCTCGCGCTCTCCCTGATCCCCGTGGCGCTGCTCGGCGCCGCGGCCCTTCGCGTCTTCGCCACCGGCAACGTGGTCGGCGTCATCGGCGCGTGGCTGAACGGCGCCGCCTGGGGCTTCCTGGGCGTGGGCGGCTTCGCCGTGCCCGTGCTCCTCGCACTGTGGGGCTTGGTCGCGTTCGGCAAGCTGGACGCGGCGCCGGTCGTCCGCTGGACCCTGCTCCTCTCCGGCCTCGCGATCCTCGTTCCCGCGGCGGTGGGGGTCTCGTCTTCCGATGACGGCATCTCCCTCTCCGCCGGCTGGCTGGGAACGGCGATCGGCGGATTGCTCACCGGCCTGCTCTCCCCCGTGGGCGCTGGGCTCGTGCTGTTCTTCCTCTTCGCGGGCCTCTGCGTCGTCACGCTGCGGTGGAACCCGCTGCGGACGATGGTGCGGGGGACGCGCGCGGCCGGTCGCGGCGCGCAGGGCATCGTCACCGCCATGCCGGCCATCGCGGACAAGCTGCCGCGCCCGTCGATGCCCACGTTCACCAAGCGCACGGCGGACGATTCGGGAGACGAAGAGCCGGACCGCGACTACGAAGGCGGGTACGACGGGGAGTACGGTGGCCGTGCGGCCGCTTTCCGCGACGAGGACGAGGACGACCCGTTCGAGGGCGACCGGTTCGAGGCCAGCTTCCCGCCCGCCGCCGCCGGCCGCCGCTCAGCCGTTCCCGCATCGCCCAACGGGGATGAGGCGACGCTGCCCTTCCCCGCCCCGCGCGCGAACGGCTCCGCATCTCCCGCATCCCCGCCCGACGCGGTGGTCGAAGCCGCTTCCTCCGCCGCGGCAGCGAAGCCGGCGAAGAAGGCCGCCCGCGCGGCGTCCGACGAGAACGCGGACCCGCTGCCGGTGGACACGGGCGATCCGCTCAGCGGCGACAAGCCCGGGACGATGCTGCTCGACCCGCCGCCCACGCGCGACGAGATGCGCAACCGGGCGGAGCTGGACAAGCTGGGCCAGGTGCTGATCGACAAGCTCGCGACGTTCAAGATCGAGGGCACCATCGTGGGGATGACGACCGGCCCGGTGGTCACGCAGTTCGAGGTGTCGCCCGCGCCGGGCATCAAGGTGGCGCGCATCGCCAGCCTGGACGCGGACCTGGCGCTCGCCATGCGCGCGCCGTCCATCCGCATCGTGGCGCCCATCCCGGGCAAGGGCGCGGTGGGCGTCGAGGTGCCGAACCCCGAGCCGGAGATGGTGTTCTTCCGCGAGGTGATCGAGTCGCCGCAGTTCCGCGGCAGCAAGGCGTCGCTGCCGCTGGCGCTGGGCAAGGACATCGCGGGCAAGCCGCACGTGGCCGATCTGGCGAAGATGCCGCACCTGCTCATCGCCGGCGCCACCGGCTCCGGCAAGTCGGTGTGCGTGAACACCATCATCACCTCCCTCATCTACCGCCACTCGCCGCAGACGCTGCGGTTCCTGATGGTGGACCCGAAGATGGTGGAGCTCAGCATGTACAACGATCTCCCCCACCTGCGGCACCCCGTGGTGACGGACAACTCCGACGCCGCCGCCGTGCTGAAGTGGGCGGTGATCGAGATGGAGCGCCGCTACCAGCTGCTCTCGGCCAACGGGGTGCGCAACCTGTCGGACTTCAACGCGCGGGTAGATTCGGGGCAGCTCATGCGCTCGCCCGACCCCGACGGCGAGGA
- the aroQ gene encoding type II 3-dehydroquinate dehydratase, translating into MRVAVVHGPNLNLLGRREPGVYGTATLAEIDARVASLAAELGAEAESFQSNHEGALVDFVQEAAGRVDGFVVNAAAYTHTSVALRDALVGVARPFVEVHLSNVHAREEFRHASFLAAKALGTVSGFGVESYCLGLRALLAHLGGAAAAEPSSI; encoded by the coding sequence GTGAGGGTCGCCGTCGTCCACGGGCCCAACCTGAACCTGCTGGGCCGCCGCGAGCCCGGCGTGTACGGCACCGCCACGCTGGCCGAGATCGACGCCCGCGTGGCGTCGCTGGCGGCCGAGCTGGGCGCGGAGGCGGAGAGCTTCCAGAGCAACCACGAGGGCGCGCTGGTAGACTTCGTGCAGGAGGCCGCGGGCCGTGTGGACGGGTTCGTGGTGAACGCGGCGGCGTACACGCACACCAGCGTGGCGCTGCGCGACGCGCTGGTGGGAGTGGCGCGCCCGTTCGTGGAGGTGCATCTTTCGAACGTCCATGCCCGCGAGGAGTTCCGGCACGCGTCGTTCCTGGCCGCCAAGGCGCTGGGAACGGTGTCGGGCTTCGGCGTGGAGAGCTATTGTCTGGGACTTCGCGCACTGCTCGCCCACCTGGGCGGGGCGGCGGCCGCGGAGCCATCGTCTATTTGA
- a CDS encoding tetratricopeptide repeat protein: MADISPELAGKIRELQGKYEENPGRFFVPLANAYRDAGEIGQAEQLLRTGLKGHPGYLSARIVLGRCLADRGAVDEANTEFRYVLSVDPQNLIALRTLGEMAAAAGNADEAGRWYGELLAVDPMNKEAREALDGLSASPPAASPPADAFPAASASAPAEPETQALDAGLDDFSPLDLDIPVVPRPAPRSDAPEADDFGLLEIRDEAFSLAEEQPKAPRTGFLDEGAGTSGLDASAGDADLGEFGTIDLEASAAPPATPEPASGDFGGWGAISLDEPEEQPPAAEPEGPAEYDAFSFGDVPLSDDLAEQPADAGSDGWDAGPAPDLDLAPGSFGAEEPAEHDDDGELVTETMAELYARQGFPERAADVYRELIRRRGDEPALVSRLREIEQAMAAPSAGAETASPELESDFAHDDLAHGDEHVEDLPLIETGLPGLNFTDGAADFEREPVGAGVGGDAESDGSSAQAFDTSSASGDPFADSFVNGFDGLPAFPDAAQSAGSTESTEDAQPAAAELTPTDPQAGAASDLQAPAEDAFGFDSGTGFPDLGDFASHTDFAASADAQPVAEQAQPEDISADRPHLASAEKEEASEGQSGQPESVASQPQQPSVTAPASPPSITAYLAGILSWRPGMQASAAAAEAPASPAQPETPAFGEGTTSFDASTSAGSDDASASAGFDTGVADFGAESVPVDTEPEAASAAADDSFAAPYAEDEPAESPDDLPWLSTDASAGEPQAAEDIADFGFDASSGTAEAEQADDEPAVEDLPWMDSAAPAQQDAPAAVPDDFAPMDMPWAADPPAAQPADEAAQAEEPAPWETPAPAAAAADDVPPFDDFVLDAPAPEAPAQPAPADAYPWEMDAAPDTPAPVEQAPAASDAPAAGGFSFEDFFAAPAAAPAQPSTHVPAPAPVPAPSFDATPAPSSAPAEPAPGGGGDDDEDLESFQAWLQSLKR; this comes from the coding sequence ATGGCCGACATCTCGCCCGAGCTTGCCGGAAAGATCAGGGAGCTTCAGGGCAAATACGAGGAGAACCCGGGCCGGTTCTTCGTGCCCCTGGCCAACGCGTACCGTGACGCCGGGGAGATCGGCCAGGCCGAGCAGCTGCTGCGCACCGGCCTCAAGGGGCATCCTGGCTACCTGAGCGCCCGCATCGTCCTGGGGCGCTGCCTGGCGGACCGGGGCGCCGTGGACGAGGCGAACACCGAGTTCCGCTACGTGCTTTCGGTCGATCCGCAGAACCTGATCGCGCTGCGCACGCTGGGCGAGATGGCCGCCGCCGCCGGCAATGCCGACGAGGCGGGCCGCTGGTACGGCGAGCTGCTGGCCGTGGACCCCATGAACAAGGAGGCACGCGAGGCGCTGGACGGCCTCTCCGCCTCCCCCCCGGCGGCGTCCCCGCCCGCGGACGCCTTCCCCGCCGCGTCCGCTTCCGCGCCGGCAGAGCCCGAAACCCAGGCACTGGATGCCGGGCTGGACGACTTCTCGCCGCTGGATTTGGACATCCCCGTCGTGCCCCGCCCCGCGCCGCGCTCCGACGCGCCCGAAGCGGACGACTTCGGCCTGCTGGAGATCCGCGACGAGGCGTTCTCGTTGGCCGAGGAGCAGCCCAAGGCGCCGCGCACCGGTTTCCTCGACGAAGGCGCGGGGACGTCGGGCCTCGACGCGTCCGCAGGTGACGCCGACCTGGGCGAGTTCGGCACGATCGACCTGGAGGCGTCCGCCGCGCCGCCCGCCACGCCCGAGCCCGCGTCCGGCGATTTCGGCGGGTGGGGCGCCATCTCGCTCGACGAGCCCGAGGAGCAGCCCCCCGCCGCCGAGCCCGAGGGGCCTGCCGAGTACGACGCATTCTCCTTCGGCGACGTGCCGCTCTCCGACGACCTCGCGGAGCAGCCTGCCGACGCCGGTTCCGACGGATGGGATGCCGGCCCGGCGCCGGACCTGGACCTCGCACCGGGTTCGTTCGGCGCCGAGGAGCCGGCGGAGCACGACGACGATGGCGAGCTGGTGACGGAGACGATGGCCGAGCTGTACGCACGCCAGGGCTTCCCCGAGCGCGCCGCCGACGTGTACCGCGAGCTGATCCGCCGCCGCGGTGACGAGCCCGCGCTCGTGAGCCGCCTCCGCGAGATCGAGCAGGCCATGGCCGCTCCGTCTGCCGGCGCCGAGACCGCTTCGCCCGAGCTCGAATCCGACTTCGCCCACGATGATCTCGCGCACGGTGACGAGCACGTCGAGGACCTCCCGCTCATCGAGACCGGTCTGCCCGGCCTGAACTTCACCGATGGCGCCGCCGACTTCGAGCGCGAGCCGGTCGGCGCGGGTGTCGGAGGCGATGCGGAATCCGACGGCTCGTCCGCGCAGGCGTTCGATACGTCATCCGCCTCCGGCGACCCCTTCGCGGACTCGTTCGTGAACGGCTTCGACGGCCTTCCCGCGTTCCCGGATGCGGCGCAATCGGCTGGGTCGACCGAGAGCACGGAAGATGCGCAGCCTGCCGCCGCCGAGCTCACGCCCACCGACCCGCAGGCAGGCGCCGCGTCCGATCTCCAGGCGCCTGCGGAGGATGCCTTCGGCTTCGATTCCGGCACCGGCTTCCCCGATCTCGGCGACTTCGCATCGCACACCGACTTCGCCGCATCGGCCGATGCGCAGCCGGTAGCGGAGCAGGCGCAGCCGGAGGACATCTCCGCCGATCGACCGCATCTCGCATCTGCCGAGAAGGAGGAGGCGTCCGAAGGCCAAAGCGGGCAGCCGGAATCGGTAGCTTCCCAGCCGCAGCAGCCGTCCGTGACGGCGCCGGCATCCCCCCCGAGCATCACCGCGTATCTGGCGGGGATCCTCTCGTGGCGTCCGGGGATGCAGGCTTCAGCGGCAGCCGCCGAAGCTCCCGCATCTCCCGCGCAGCCCGAAACGCCGGCGTTCGGCGAGGGCACGACCTCGTTCGACGCGAGCACGTCCGCCGGATCCGATGACGCGAGCGCGTCCGCCGGGTTCGATACGGGCGTGGCGGACTTCGGCGCGGAGAGTGTGCCGGTAGATACGGAGCCGGAAGCGGCGAGCGCGGCTGCGGACGATTCGTTCGCGGCGCCGTACGCCGAGGACGAGCCGGCCGAGTCCCCGGATGATCTCCCGTGGCTCTCGACCGACGCATCGGCGGGGGAGCCGCAGGCCGCAGAGGACATTGCGGACTTCGGCTTCGACGCATCCTCCGGCACTGCCGAGGCGGAGCAGGCGGATGATGAGCCCGCGGTCGAGGATCTGCCGTGGATGGACTCTGCCGCCCCGGCGCAGCAGGACGCGCCGGCCGCCGTGCCGGACGACTTCGCGCCGATGGACATGCCGTGGGCCGCCGATCCGCCGGCTGCGCAGCCGGCCGACGAGGCCGCGCAGGCCGAGGAACCCGCGCCCTGGGAGACGCCTGCACCCGCCGCCGCGGCAGCCGACGACGTTCCGCCCTTCGACGACTTCGTCCTCGACGCCCCCGCGCCCGAAGCGCCCGCGCAGCCCGCGCCCGCGGACGCGTACCCGTGGGAGATGGACGCGGCGCCCGATACGCCCGCGCCCGTGGAGCAGGCACCTGCGGCGAGCGACGCACCGGCGGCCGGCGGCTTCTCGTTCGAGGACTTCTTCGCCGCGCCGGCCGCCGCGCCGGCGCAGCCGTCCACACACGTGCCCGCACCGGCTCCGGTCCCCGCACCCAGCTTCGACGCCACGCCCGCGCCCTCCTCAGCCCCGGCGGAGCCCGCGCCAGGCGGCGGCGGGGACGACGACGAGGACCTGGAGTCGTTCCAGGCGTGGCTGCAGAGCCTGAAGCGGTGA
- a CDS encoding PilT/PilU family type 4a pilus ATPase, which produces MSDAHGGAEPRAPGGTGREFVLREALEELIRRGGSDLHLKVGRSPIIRVHGELHETALAALRPDDLRRCADQIMNPRQKEQFAEGKEIDFAIGVQGLGRFRTNVFQQRGTLGMAFRAIPFEVPALESLGLPPVMKEIALSPRGLVLVTGVTGSGKSTTLASVLRHLNEQRAVNIVTVEDPIEFLHRDVKAIISQREVGTDTHSFHDALRHVLRQDPDVIMLGEIRDRPSMETVLKAADTGHLVLSTLHTTDAAQTIGRIISFFPPHQHQEIRSMLATALRAVVSLRLIPHASGTGRVPAAEVMINTASVSERIRSQADTQSIPELIAEGRVQYGMQTFDQSLTELHRRGDISFEWAMHYASNPSEFALRVSGVESAAEPDWAPGRASGGIQG; this is translated from the coding sequence GTGAGCGACGCCCACGGCGGCGCCGAGCCGCGCGCGCCCGGCGGCACGGGCCGCGAATTCGTCCTCCGCGAGGCGCTGGAGGAGCTGATCCGGCGCGGCGGCTCGGACCTGCACCTCAAGGTGGGGCGCAGCCCCATCATCCGCGTGCACGGCGAGCTGCACGAGACGGCGCTGGCGGCGCTGCGGCCCGACGACCTGCGCCGCTGCGCGGACCAGATCATGAACCCGCGGCAGAAGGAGCAGTTCGCCGAGGGCAAGGAGATCGACTTCGCCATCGGCGTGCAGGGGCTGGGGCGCTTCCGCACCAACGTGTTCCAGCAGCGCGGGACGCTGGGTATGGCCTTCCGCGCCATTCCCTTCGAGGTCCCCGCGCTGGAGTCGCTGGGCCTGCCGCCGGTGATGAAGGAGATCGCCCTCTCCCCGCGCGGGCTCGTGCTCGTGACCGGCGTCACGGGCAGCGGCAAGTCGACCACGCTCGCGTCGGTGCTTCGGCACCTGAACGAGCAGCGGGCGGTGAACATCGTCACGGTCGAGGACCCCATCGAGTTCCTGCACCGCGACGTGAAGGCCATCATCAGCCAGCGCGAGGTGGGCACCGACACGCACTCGTTCCACGACGCGCTGCGGCACGTGCTGCGGCAGGACCCGGACGTGATCATGCTGGGCGAGATCCGCGACCGGCCCAGCATGGAGACGGTGCTCAAGGCGGCCGACACCGGCCACCTGGTGCTCTCCACGCTGCACACGACCGACGCGGCGCAGACCATCGGGCGCATCATCTCGTTCTTCCCGCCGCACCAGCACCAGGAGATCCGCTCCATGCTGGCCACGGCGCTGCGGGCGGTGGTGTCGCTGCGGCTCATCCCGCATGCCAGCGGCACCGGGCGCGTGCCGGCGGCCGAGGTGATGATCAACACCGCCTCGGTCTCGGAGCGCATCCGCAGCCAGGCCGACACCCAGAGCATCCCCGAGCTGATCGCCGAAGGGCGCGTGCAGTACGGGATGCAGACCTTCGACCAGAGCCTCACCGAGCTGCACCGCCGCGGCGACATCTCGTTCGAGTGGGCCATGCACTACGCGTCGAACCCATCAGAGTTCGCCCTGCGCGTCTCTGGCGTCGAGTCGGCCGCCGAGCCGGACTGGGCGCCGGGGCGCGCGTCCGGCGGCATCCAAGGATAG
- the accC gene encoding acetyl-CoA carboxylase biotin carboxylase subunit produces MFRKILIANRGEIALRVIRACKEMGIRTVAVFSEADRESLHVRFADEDVCIGPPQARESYLNIPRIIAAAEVTGADAIHPGYGFLAENAEFSEICQRSELTFIGPTPQQIRTMGDKAAARRTMREVGVPIVPGTDAIADPDEALAEARQIGFPVLIKAAAGGGGKGMRVAADADDFVRQFTMARNEAAAAFGDDSVYVEKYLARPRHIEFQILGDQHGRVIHLGERDCSVQRRHQKLIEEAPSPALTPELRAAMGEAAVRGAAAIGYVGAGTIEMLLNDDGSYYFMEMNTRIQVEHPVTEMVTGFDLVKEQIRAAAGLPLSVPEKEIGLRGHAIECRINAEDPARNFAPSPGQITTFHPPGGPGVRLDTHVYAGYRVPQYYDSLLAKLIVHGSTRAEAIARMRHSLASFVVEGVHTTIPFLISVMDHPAFIAGEVDTKFLERMVAERAAQ; encoded by the coding sequence TTGTTCCGTAAGATTCTGATCGCCAACCGCGGCGAGATCGCGCTCCGCGTCATCCGGGCGTGCAAGGAGATGGGCATCCGCACCGTGGCCGTCTTCTCCGAGGCCGACCGCGAGAGCCTGCACGTGCGCTTCGCCGACGAGGACGTGTGCATCGGGCCCCCGCAGGCGCGCGAGAGCTACCTCAACATCCCGCGCATCATCGCCGCGGCCGAGGTCACGGGCGCCGACGCCATCCACCCCGGCTACGGCTTCCTGGCCGAGAACGCCGAGTTCTCCGAGATCTGCCAGCGCAGCGAGCTGACCTTCATCGGGCCCACGCCGCAGCAGATCCGCACGATGGGCGACAAGGCGGCGGCCCGGCGCACCATGCGCGAGGTGGGCGTCCCCATCGTGCCCGGCACCGACGCCATCGCCGACCCCGACGAGGCGCTGGCCGAGGCGCGCCAGATCGGCTTCCCCGTGCTGATCAAGGCGGCGGCCGGCGGCGGCGGCAAGGGCATGCGCGTGGCGGCCGACGCCGACGACTTCGTTCGCCAGTTCACCATGGCGCGCAACGAGGCGGCGGCGGCTTTCGGCGACGACAGCGTGTACGTGGAGAAGTACCTGGCCCGCCCGCGCCACATCGAGTTCCAGATTCTGGGCGACCAGCACGGCCGCGTGATCCACCTGGGCGAACGCGACTGCTCGGTGCAGCGCCGCCACCAGAAGCTGATCGAGGAGGCCCCCTCCCCTGCCCTCACGCCCGAGCTGCGGGCGGCCATGGGCGAGGCCGCGGTGCGCGGCGCGGCCGCCATCGGGTACGTGGGCGCCGGCACCATCGAGATGCTGCTGAACGACGACGGCTCGTACTACTTCATGGAGATGAACACCCGCATCCAGGTGGAGCACCCGGTCACCGAGATGGTCACGGGGTTCGACCTGGTGAAGGAGCAGATCCGCGCCGCCGCGGGCCTGCCGCTCTCGGTGCCGGAGAAGGAGATCGGCCTTCGCGGGCACGCCATCGAGTGCCGCATCAACGCCGAGGACCCTGCGCGCAACTTCGCGCCGTCGCCGGGGCAGATCACCACGTTCCACCCGCCGGGCGGCCCGGGCGTGCGCCTGGACACGCACGTCTACGCGGGCTACCGCGTGCCGCAGTACTACGACTCGCTGCTGGCCAAGCTGATCGTGCACGGCTCCACCCGCGCCGAGGCCATCGCGCGCATGCGCCACTCGCTGGCGTCGTTCGTGGTGGAGGGCGTGCACACCACCATCCCCTTCCTGATCTCGGTGATGGACCACCCCGCCTTCATCGCGGGCGAGGTCGACACCAAGTTCCTGGAGCGCATGGTCGCCGAGCGCGCCGCACAGTAG
- a CDS encoding 2-phosphosulfolactate phosphatase, protein MRLDVLFTPGELVPGDISDRTVVVLDVLRASSTIVEALASGARALYPVGSIEEAIRIANTLGRDGVLLCGERKCLPIEGFDLGNSPGDFTAEKVGGKTLVMSTTNGTAAMTAAAGAARVLIASWLNLSAVVDELARSGAEPLLLCSGRDRQFALEDAVCAGEIARRLADATPDTEWQTNDGALAAMALARAWEDPAEVFAASAAGQAIVAAALAEDLPFCAQVDRHDLVPVLHDRQVTLSAPGAALSEA, encoded by the coding sequence ATGAGGCTGGACGTTCTCTTCACCCCCGGGGAGCTGGTGCCCGGGGATATCTCGGACCGCACCGTGGTGGTGCTCGACGTGCTCCGCGCCTCCAGCACCATCGTGGAGGCGCTGGCATCGGGCGCGCGCGCGCTCTATCCCGTGGGCTCCATCGAGGAGGCGATCCGCATCGCCAACACGCTGGGGCGCGACGGGGTGCTGCTGTGCGGCGAGCGCAAGTGCCTTCCCATCGAGGGCTTCGACCTGGGCAACTCGCCCGGCGACTTCACCGCCGAGAAGGTGGGCGGCAAGACGCTGGTGATGAGCACCACCAACGGCACCGCGGCCATGACCGCGGCCGCGGGAGCCGCGCGCGTCCTCATCGCCTCGTGGCTCAACCTCTCCGCCGTGGTCGACGAGCTGGCGCGCTCGGGCGCCGAGCCGCTGCTGCTCTGCTCCGGCCGCGACCGCCAGTTCGCGCTGGAAGACGCGGTGTGCGCGGGCGAGATCGCGCGCCGCCTGGCCGACGCCACGCCGGACACGGAGTGGCAGACCAACGACGGCGCCCTCGCTGCCATGGCGCTCGCCCGCGCCTGGGAAGACCCCGCCGAGGTGTTCGCCGCCTCCGCCGCGGGCCAGGCCATCGTGGCCGCCGCCCTCGCCGAGGACCTCCCCTTCTGCGCGCAGGTCGACCGCCACGACCTCGTCCCCGTCCTGCACGACCGGCAGGTCACCCTCTCCGCCCCCGGCGCCGCGCTCTCCGAAGCCTGA
- the efp gene encoding elongation factor P, whose translation MASTADFRNGMTLNMDGTLFTILWFQHHKPGKGNTVVRSKLRNVLTGAVLEKTFRAGDRVEEVRLEHRPVQYSYQDGDLYYFMDQETYDQIPLMANVIGEDQLKYLKEGMECTGLVHGEKIINVELPNFVTLQVVETDPGVRGDTATGGTKPAKLETGAIVQVPLFLNEGDVIRVDRREDKYMERANK comes from the coding sequence GTGGCATCGACGGCCGACTTCCGTAACGGAATGACCCTCAACATGGATGGCACGCTCTTCACCATCCTGTGGTTCCAGCACCACAAGCCCGGCAAGGGCAACACGGTGGTGCGGAGCAAGCTGCGCAACGTGCTGACCGGCGCCGTGCTGGAGAAGACGTTCCGCGCGGGCGACCGCGTGGAGGAGGTGCGCCTGGAGCACCGCCCGGTGCAGTACAGCTACCAGGACGGCGACCTGTACTACTTCATGGACCAGGAGACGTACGACCAGATCCCGCTGATGGCGAACGTGATCGGCGAGGACCAGCTGAAGTACCTCAAGGAAGGGATGGAGTGCACGGGGCTGGTGCACGGCGAGAAGATCATCAACGTCGAGCTTCCCAACTTCGTAACGCTGCAGGTGGTGGAGACCGATCCCGGCGTGCGCGGCGACACCGCCACGGGCGGCACCAAGCCCGCCAAGCTGGAGACGGGCGCGATCGTGCAGGTCCCCCTGTTCCTCAACGAGGGCGACGTGATCCGCGTCGACCGGCGGGAAGACAAGTACATGGAACGCGCGAACAAATGA
- the accB gene encoding acetyl-CoA carboxylase biotin carboxyl carrier protein, with amino-acid sequence MIDLEFLRGLIGAVDESGIDSLEIARGGTRIRIAKTPPPAPAAPTVMHAPAAHAHPAPAAEIAAGPRAAAPEAAAAAPAPAASNLVDVKSPMVGTYYRSPAPEAPPYVEVGTRVSKGQTLCILEAMKLMNELTADVAGTVREINVENGEPVEYGQVLFRIEPSA; translated from the coding sequence ATGATCGACCTCGAATTCCTGCGCGGCCTGATCGGCGCGGTGGACGAGAGCGGCATCGACTCCCTCGAGATCGCCCGGGGAGGCACCCGCATCCGGATCGCCAAGACGCCGCCGCCCGCGCCCGCGGCCCCCACCGTCATGCACGCCCCGGCCGCGCACGCGCACCCCGCGCCCGCCGCCGAGATCGCCGCCGGCCCCCGCGCCGCCGCCCCGGAAGCTGCCGCCGCTGCGCCCGCACCCGCCGCCAGCAACCTGGTGGACGTGAAGTCGCCCATGGTGGGCACGTACTACCGCTCCCCGGCCCCCGAGGCGCCGCCATACGTGGAGGTGGGCACCCGCGTGAGCAAGGGCCAGACGCTGTGCATCCTGGAGGCGATGAAGCTCATGAACGAGCTCACCGCCGACGTGGCCGGCACCGTGCGCGAGATCAACGTGGAGAACGGCGAGCCGGTGGAATACGGCCAGGTCCTCTTCCGGATCGAGCCGTCGGCGTGA